Below is a genomic region from Pseudomonas berkeleyensis.
AGACCTGCCAGCTGCCGCGTGTTGCTGGGCTGGGCGCCCGGTCGTCGGCAGCCAGTGCCTCGTTCACCTCACGGATGATGGCGATGAACGCCTGCCACTGGGTCGGCACATGGCGATAGCTGGAGTAATACAGGCATAGGCCTGGAGAAGGACGTAGGCGATACCCAATCAGGAGCCAGCCGTTTCGACCAGCAGGTCGTTGTCGTCCAGACTCAGGCTGCCTGGAGCATCGAGAACGAGTTGTTCCGTGCCGCGCTCGAATTCCCAGCGATAGCGTTTGCCGCAGGGCAACCGTTGGCGAATGCAGCGATGCAACCTGAGTTCGTCTGTGTGCCAGGCGTCAGATCGGGGAGGGCGGATGCTGCGTGGTGACGGATTGGTGGCGACTGACGGCCGAAAGCGTCAGTAGCGGCAGTCTTCGCCAATGCGCTGGTAGATCAGGGTGTGGCGTTCGCCCTTGGAGTCCAGATAGACCATGCGGGCTTCACCCACCTGGCAGCCCTGCGGCAGGGTCTGGCTGATGACCTTGGCGACATCCAGGTGCATGCCGTAGTGATAGGTCTCGGGCGATTCTGCCTGTGCCAGGGTGCTGGCGCAGGCGAGGGCGAGCAGGCAGGCGATACGTTTCATGATGACCTCCGGTGACTGAAAAGGGGCCGGGGGAGCGGCCCTAGGGACGCAGGTCAGGAGTGGGAGACCTGCGTCAGGCAAACGCCGATCAGCCTTGCTGGTCGGCCTTGTGCGCGCTGTCCGCTTGCGCCTGTTGCTCGGCGCGTTGTGCCTTGTGCGCCTGCTGGTGAGCCTGGACGTGGGCGATGAAGGCCGGGGACTCTTCGGCGAAGCTGGCCTGGCTGGCGAGCAGAGCGCCGAGGGAAAGGGCAGTGGCAGTCAGAAGATTTTTCATGGGGCGATCCTCGTGCGGATTCTTCGTGGGTTCGAAGTCATCCTAGTGAGGCGTCGAGTTCGGAAAAAGCGCGCTCCGGGTGAATGACCATTACCTTTGGCGCAACAGTCTCTCCGCACTTGCCCAGTACTGCGCATCTTCTAATACCGCCTCATCGCCCAATAGCAGCGGCGGCAGCTCGGCCTTGAGAAACTCCACCCAGGTGCGCGTCTTGGCATCGAGGAAGCGCCGTGACGGATACATCGCGTAGATGTTCAGCGCGCGCAGCCGGTGCTGCGGCAGGATGCGCAGCAGGCGTCCCTCGCGCAGCGGCTGGCTGGCGACGAACGAGGGCAGCAGGCAGAAACCCATGCCGGCCTGGGCTGCCTTGACCAGCGCTTCGGCGACGTTGACCTGGAAGCATTCGGCCGGTAGCGCCTCCAACTGCTCGTCACCGAAATCCCATTGGCCGCGGTACAGCGGGTCGGTCAGGCGCAGGTGACGATGCCGCTGCAGGTCAGCCGGGTGCTCGGGAATCCCGTATTGAGCCAGGTAGCTGGGGGCGGCGCAGATAACGCTGTGGATCGCGCCCAGGCGCTGCGCAACCAATTGTGAGTCAGGCAGGTCGCGGGCGAAGGCGATGGTCACGTCATGGCCATCTTCGAGCAGATCCGGGGTGCGCTGAGCCAGGGTCAGTTCCACCACGACCTGAGGGTGTCGTTCGGCATAGCGGGCGATCAATGGGGTGATGTGCTGCAGGCCGAGACCGGTCATGGTGTGCACGCGCAGGCGGCCGCTGGGCGTACGATGTGCGCCACGCGCCTCGGCGTCGGCCTCGTCGATCTGGCCGAGTATCTGCCGGCAGCGCTCCAGGTAGCGCTCGCCGGTTTCGGTCAATGCCAGGCGTCGTGTGGTGCGCTGCAGCAGGCGTGCCTCGAGGTGTTGTTCGAGATCGGCGATCAGTCGCGACACCTGCGCGGTGGACAGGTCGAGCGCCTGGGCCGCAGCGGTGAAGCTGCCGCGCTCGACCACCTGAACGAATACGCGCATGCCGTGCAAGGTGTCCATTGTTGCTCCTGGCGTAAGAGGGCCAGGCGCATTATGCGCGAGTCCTGCCGCTACAGCGCGCCCAGGATCAACTGCGCCGCCACGGCGAACATCATCGCCGCCACGCCCAGATCGATCAGCCGCCAGGTCAGTGGCCTGGCCAGCCATGGGGCGAGCCAGGCAGCGCCAAGCGCCAGGGCGCTGAACCAGAGAAAGGAGGCGCTGGCCGCGCCGGCCGCGTAGGCGCCGGGCTCGGGTTGCTGGGCACCGAGTGAACCGATCAGCAGCACGGTATCCAGATAAACGTGCGGGTTGAGCAGCGTGACTGCAAGGGCTGCCAGCATCACTGCACGCAGCGAGCGCGGTTCACTGCCTGCCGCTTGCAACGCTTGCGGACGGGCGGCGCGCAGCAGCGCCTGGCTGCCGTACCAGATCAGGAAGGCGGCGCCGCCCCAGCGGGCGATGGCCAGCAGCGCCGGGCTCTGCGCCAGCAGGGTGGCCAGGCCGAAGACGCCGGCAGCGACCAGCACGGCATCGCAGATGATGCACAGCAGGGCAACCGGGACGTGGTGTTCACGACGCAGGCTTTGCGCCAGAACGAAGGCGTTCTGCGCACCAATGGCCATGATCAGACCGATGGCCACCAGCAGGCCGTTGCTATAGCTCTGCCACATCACACGGGCTCCGGCATGGACGCCGCCGACAGGGCGCGCAGGGTGGACAGCGTCCGCTCGGCGCGCTCGCTGGGCACGAAGAGATGGTCGTGATGAAAGCCGGCGACCACGTTGCAGCTGATGCCGGCTTGCGCCAGCGCGGCGGAGAAGGAGGCGGTCAGCCCGACAGCGGCCAGCGAGGAATGCACTTCAAGGGTGATCCAGGCCGCGACGTAGTCGTAGCGCAGGCCATGGGCATCGGCGACTTCGCGTGTCAGCACCAGGCTCAGGCCTTCGCGCTCACGCATGCTGGCGATTGGCTGCAGGGCGCTGCAGTCATGCTCGGCAGGTACGCAGCAGAACACGTATTCACCTGGGTTGAGTTGCGGCGTCATGCTTTGCAGCAGGCGGGCTAGATCGGTTTCGCCTGACATGTCGGGCTCCTGATTGGGCTGAATGCTGGCGAGTCTGCGGCGTCCGGATGTATAAGAGAAACCAATATTGCTGATCACTCATTAGGAAAATCGATTGTTCGATTACAAACTTCTGGCCGCGCTGGCGGCAGTGGTGGAACAGGCCGGTTTCGAGCGGGCGGCGCAGGTACTGGGGCTGTCGCAGTCGGCGGTTTCGCAGCGCATCAAGTTGCTCGAAGCGCGGGTCGGTCAACCGGTGCTGGTACGCGCGACACCGCCAGCACCTACCGAAATCGGGCGGCGTCTGCTCAACCATGTGCAGCAGGTGCGTCTGCTCGAGCGCGATTTGCAAGGTCAGGTGCCGGGCCTGGATGAGCAGGCCTTGCCCGAGCGTTTGCGCATCGCCATCAACGCCGACAGCCTGGCGACCTGGTGGGCGGCGGCGACCGCCGACTTTTGCGCCGCCCAGCAGGTGCTGATGGAACTGGTGGTGGAGGATCAGGAGGTCGGCCTCAAGCGCATGCGCGCAGGCGAAGTGGCCGGCTGCGTATGTGCTGCCGAACGGCCGGTGGCGGGCGCGCGCAGCCTGGCGTTGGGGGCCATGCGTTATCGCGCGCTGGCCAGCCCGGCCTTCATCGCCCGGCATTTCGCCGCTGGTGTCACCGCCGAGGCGCTGGCCCGTGCGCCGGCCATCGTCTATGGCCCGGATGATCAGTTGCAGCATCGCTACCTGGCAGGGTTGGGCGTGACAGGCGCTTTCGCCTACCACCTGTGTCCTTCGTCCGAAGGCTTCGTGCGCCTGACCGAAGGTGGCCTGGGCTGGGGCCTGGTGCCGCAATTGCAGGTGCGGGACGCGCTGGCCAGTGGCAGGCTGGTGGATCTGGTGCCCGAGCGCTTCATCGATGTGCCGCTGTACTGGCATCACTGGCGCAATGGCGGCGAGTTGTTTGGCGACTTGACCGAGCAGCTGCGTCGCTACTCCGCTTCGGTGCTGGTGCCATTGCACCAATGAGCGGCCTGCAGGGTCGTAGTTCTGGCCGTCACCGACAGGGCAGGCAGGGCTGGGCACTGCTAGAGTGCGGCCAATACAAGAACGACAGGGGGATGCGATGAGGATTCTGGTCACCGGCGCGAGCGGTTTCATCGGTGGGCGCTTCGCGCGTTTCGCACTCGAGCAGGGCTTGACGGTGCGGGTCAACGGCCGGCGTGCCGAAGGCGTGCAGCACCTGATCAAGCGCGGTGCCGAATTCGTCCAGGGCGATCTGGGCGATCCCGAACTGGCCCAGGCGTTGTGCCAGGATGTCGAGGCCGTGGTGCATTGCGCCGGTGCGGTGGGGGTGTGGGGCGACTATGCGCATTTCCATCAGGCCAACGTGACGGTCACCGAGAATGTCGTCGACGCCTGCCTGAAACAGAAGGTGCGGCGCCTGGTGCATCTGTCCTCGCCATCGATCTACTTCGATGGGCGCTCGCATGTCGATATTCGTGAGGAGCAGGTGCCCAAGCGCTTCTCCGATCACTATGGCAAGACCAAGTACCTGGCCGAGCAGCAGGTGTTCGCCGCGCAGGAGTTCGGCCTGGAGGTGATTGCCCTGCGTCCGCGCTTCGTCACCGGTGCGGGCGATACCAGCATCTTCCCGCGGCTGATCGGCATGCAGCGCAAGGGGCGCCTGGCGATCATCGGCAATGGCCTGAACAAGGTCGATTTCACCAACGTGCATAACCTCAATGCTGCCCTGCTCAGCTCACTGCAGGTCGGCGGCCCGGCGCTTGGTCAGGTGTACAACATCAGTAACGGCACGCCGGTACCGCTGTGGGACGTGGTCAATTACGTGCTGCGCCGACTGGAGCTGCCGCCGGTGACCCGACATATGCCATTCCCGCTGGCCTACGCTGCGGCAACGCTCAATGAAGGTGTTTGTCGGCTGCTGCCTGGGCGGCCGGAGCCGAGCCTGTTTCGCCTGGGGGTAGCGGTGATGGCCAGGGATTTCTCCCTGAACATCGAGCGTGCCCGCGAATATCTCGACTACGACCCCAAGGCCGGTTTGTGGGAGGCGCTGGATGAGTTCTGCACCTGGTGGCAGGTGCAGATGGGCCATCAGGCGTAGACGCGCTGACCGCGATAGATCCGCACGGCGCCGGACGGATTGGCGCTCGGTAGCTCCACCGCTGCGATGGGCGTGCTGGTCGGGCGCTGCGGTTGATCGGAGAGTTCGGCCAGGCGTTGACCGAGGCGGCGAGTTTCTTCGTCGATGGACTTCAGGCTGCCATCGAGCATGGCGCCGATTGCATTGGGCTGGCTCAGGCGGATATCCACCTCCAGCTCTTCGCGTAGACGGCGGCGCAGCGCTTTCATGCAGTCCAGTACTTCTTTGTTCAGTTCCATTGCTACTTCCCCCGTTTGGTTGAAGGGCCACGGGCTTCGGCATTCCTCACCTTCCGTGACCTGAACAGCCTCTTCCCACCGGCTGTAACACGCATTCGTGCTGTATCGCTTTGCAGAACTTTTAGGCCGCCTGCTGGCTTGTGAGCGACGCGCGGTAGGCGTGTTCACGACAAGGGAAAAAGCAAAGTGCGTACCAGTTCAAGTTTTGCGGAACTGCTGGGCTGTACACGGGTCGATGGCCCTGTCGCGCCCTTCGTCGGTGCGCTTGCGCACCTCCTTGGCGCGGCGCTGATGGTGTGATGGCGAATCGGTATACTGCGCGGCATTTCCGTTTATCCGTTCCAACATAGGTCTGACCATGCGCAACGATGCCAATGACGAGCTCGACAATCTGCCCAGCCTGACCACGGAGCGCCGCGAGGATTTCGTCGAGCCACGCGACGAACCGGCCCCGCGCAGCAGCCGTGCGCCCAGCAACCGCGCAGCGGTCAGCAAAGGCCCGAGCACCGGACCGCTGTGGGCGTTGGTGGGGGCGCTGAGCATCGCCCTGGCCGGCCTTGGTTGGTGGAGCCTGCAGCAGATCGGTCTGATGGAGCAGCGTCTGGTGGCGACCCAGGAAAGTTTCGCGCGCATCAGCGAGGAAGCCGCCGGGCGTATTCAGGATATTTCCGGCAAGGTGGTGGCGACCGAGTCCAACGTCACCAGCGGCAGCGAGGCGCTCAAGCTGCAGGTTCGGCAACTGGAGAACCGCCTGGCCGAACTGAGCAAGCAGCAGCAACAGAGCGCCACGGCGCAAGCCGCGCTGGACAAGCGCATCGATCAGCTGGGCACGGAGCTCAAGAATGGCATCGGTGCCAGTGCCGATTTCGACAAGCGTCTGCAGGCGCTGACCAGCGAGCAGACGGCGCTGAAGGCGGCGCAAGGCGATGCCAAGGCGACCCAGGCCGAACTGGCCAAGCTCGATACCCGGATCAAGACGCTGAGCACTGATATCGATGCGCTGAAGAAGCAGGGCAACCCGAGCCAGGCCATCCGTAGCCTGGAGCAGGATCTGCTGGTGCTGCGCAGCGAGCTGGACAATCGTCCGGCCGCCGCGGCCAGTGAGGGCCCGAATACCGCCGAGTTCGATGCCTTCCGTGCGCAGATGACGCGCAATATCAGCACCCTGCAAAGCCAGGTGGTGAATCTGCAGCAGCAGCTCAATCAGCGCTGAGAACCTGTTCACGATCTGCTGCGCGTCGGCCCTACTGCGTTAAAAACAGGCTGGAGCGCCAGCCCGGTCGGACTGCTCATTTACAGCTTGTAAAGTCGAGCGCGACTCCGACCGCTCCTCGCCTGTTTTTGCGGGGCCGCCATCGGTGTTGTATGGCTCTAGCTCGCAAGATCGTGAACAGGTTTTGAGGCACTTCGCTAAACGAACAAGCCCCGCAATGCGGGGCTTGTTCGTTTCTTTCCGGCCGTAGGGTGTCGCGGGGCCGCCTAGGTTGTGCGCTGCCCGGTTGGTGCGCGCAGCGCACCCTACATGAAGTGCGTTACAGGCGCGGGTAGTCGATGTAACCGACCGGGCCGGCGCCGTAGAAGGTCTGCGGTTGCGGCTCGTTCAGCGGTGCATCCTGCGCCAGGCGCTCGGGCAGATCCGGGTTGGCGATGAAGGGGATGCCGAAGGCCACTGCATCGGCCTTGCCCTCGGCCAGCCAGGCGTTGGCCTGATCCTTGGTGAAGCGTTCGTTGGCGATGAACACGCCGCCGAATTCCTTCTTCAGTTGCGGCGTCAGGCTGTCGTCGCCCGCCTTCTCGCGAGCGCAGATGAAGGCGATGCCACGTTTGCCCAGTTCGCGAGCCACGTAGCCGAAGGTTTCGGCGCGGTTGGCGTCGCCCATGTCGTGGGAATCCGCACGCGGCGCCAGGTGCACGCCGACACGGCCGGCGCCCCACACCGAGATGGCCGCATCGGTCACTTCCAGCAGCAGACGTGCACGATTCTCAACGCTGCCACCGTAGCGGTCGGTGCGTTGGTTGGTGCTGCTCTGCAGGAACTGGTCGAGCAGGTAGCCGTTGGCACCGTGGATTTCCACACCATCGAAACCGGCGGCCATGGCGTTCTCGGCGCCTTGGCGATAAGCCTCGACGATATCGGCGATCTCTTCGGTTGCCAGGGCACGCGGGGTGACGAACTCCTTGATCGGGCGCACCAGGCTGACGTGGCCGGCCGGTTGGATGGCACTCGGTGCCACCGGCAGTTCGCCATTCAGGTAGATCGGGTCGGAGATCCGGCCGACGTGCCACAGCTGCAGGACGATCTTGCCGCCGTTGGCATGGACTGCCTGGGTGACGTTGCTCCAGCCACGAATCTGCTCATCCGACCAGATGCCGGGGGTGTCCGGGTAGCCGACGCCCATCGGCGTGACGGCGGTGGCTTCGCTGATGATCAGGCCAGCCGAGGCACGCTGTACGTAATACTCGGCCATCAGCGCGTTGGGTACGCGACCTTCGTCGGCGCGGCAACGGGTCAGCGGGGCCATGATGATGCGGTTGTTCAGGTGCAGATCACCGATCAGGATGGGGTCGAACAGTGTGGGCATGGTGGTTCTCCGAGGTAAGGGGGCGATTCAGAGTTGCTGGCCAAGGCGCTCGACGAAGGCCTGGATCAGCTCGTCGTTGCGCTTGAAGAAATGCCACTGGCCGACCTTGCGGCTGGTCACCAGACCGGCGCGCTGCAAGGTGGTCAGATGGGCGGAAACGGTGGATTGCGAAAGCCCGGTACGCAGAAAGATCTTGCCGGCGCACACGCCGATCTCCAGCGGGTGATCCTGTTCGGCGAAGTGCTGCTCGGGCTCCTTCAACCAGTCGAGGATGTCGCGGCGAACCGGGTGGGCGAGGGCCTTGATGATGGCGTCGAGGTCGATGTCCATGGCGTTGTCGTTGCGTATCGTCATGTGGCGAACCTTATATCGTCTCTGAGCGATATACAGATCGATTGTTCCAATAGTCTCCATCAGCCACTTCGATTGTCCTGTCGGCGGGGTTAGGCTCACGGGATGAACTACCTGGCTCATCTGCACCTCGGCGGTAACGCAGCGCCGCAACTGCTCGGCAGCCTCTATGGCGATTTCGTCAAAGGCCCGCTGGTCGGGCGTTGGCCGGCGCAAATCGAGGCCGCCATTCGCCTGCATCGACGCATCGATGCCTTCACCGACAGCCACCCGTTGCAGGCCCGGGCTCGTGCACGTTTTCCGGAGCAGCGGCGGAGAACGGCCGGCATGCTGCTGGATCTGTTCTTCGATCATTGTCTGGCCCGGGATTGGTCGGCGTACGCGGCGCAGCCGCTGGAACATTTCACCGATCGGGTCTACCAGGTGCTTGCCGCCGAGCCCGAGCTACCAGGGCGCCTGGCGTTGATGGCGCCGCGTATGGCGGCGCAGGACTGGCTCGGCAGCTACCGCGAATTCGCCGTGCTGGAACAGGTGATCGCCGGTATGCAGCGACGCTTGTCCAAACCGCAGTTGCTCGATGGCAGCCTGGCGGAACTGGAGCGCCTGTACGAACCGCTCAGCGAGGACTTTCGCGCCTTCTACCCCGAGTTGATGGCCTTCGCCGAGGCCGAGCTTGTAGGTTCGAGGCAAGCCGGGAGCGCCTGAGTGGCGGTGCGCACGGCGCGCCCTACGGGCGTTTCCCTGCATCCGTAGGGTGCGCCGTGCGCACCAGCGATTTCGCCACTGCGACGGTCGCCGCTAAAGCGCCTCCCACAAGGTCTCGCGTCGGGCGCTGTGGCAAGGCTTTAGACGCGACAATCACCACTGAAATCTCTCCCACAACGGCTCAGGTTGCCTGGGCATGCAGGCCAAAGCGCCGCACCACCCATTTCTCCAATTCCGCCACGCTGAACAGCGCCAGGCCCGCCAGTAAAACCCGCAGCCATTCATCCAGGCTCAGCCCCACCGAGCCGAACACGCCCTGTAGCGGTGGGGCGTAGGTGAACAGCAACTGCAGCACCAGGCAGATGGCGATGGTCACCAGCACGGCGCGATTGCCCAGCAGGGCTTCGCGGCTGAGTACCGAACCGAAGATGCTGCGGCTGTTGAGCAGGTAGAACATCTCGCACATCACCACGGCATTGACCGCTGTGGTGCGGGCGCTTTCCAGGCTTTTGCCCAGCTCCAGCTCCCAGAGGAACAGGCCGATGCCCGCCCCGGCAATCAGCACCGAGACCATCACCACGCGCCAGATGAAGAAGCCGGACAGCAGGGGCTCGTTCGGCGCGCGCGGCGCGCGGTTCATCAGGCCGCGTTCGGTGGGTTCGAAGGCCAGCGCCAGGCCCAGGGTGCTGGAGGTGACCATGTTGATCCACAACACCTGCGCCGGGGTCAGTGGCAGTACCACCTGGAACAGAATGGCGAAAATCACGATCAGCGACTGGCCGCCGTTGGTGGGCAGGGCGAAGAGGATGAATTTCTTCAGGTTGTCGTAGATCGCCCGGCCCTCGCGCACGGCGCCGGCGATGGTGGCGAAGTTATCGTCGGCCAGCACCACCTCGGCGGCTTCCTTGGCCGCCTCGGTGCCCTTCAGGCCCATGGCCACGCCAACGTCGGCGCGTTTGAGGGCTGGGGCATCGTTGACTCCGTCGCCGGTCATCGCCACCACCTGGCCGCTGTCCTGCATGCTTTGCACCAGGCGCAACTTGTGCTCCGGGCTGGCACGGGCGAACACCTCGATATTGGGCAGCACCTCACGCAGGCGGCGGTCGTCGAGCAACTCCAGCTCCGCGCCAGTCATCGCTGGCAGACCGACGCCGATACCCAGTTGTGCACCAATGGCGCGGGCGGTTTCGGCATGATCGCCGGTGATCATCTTCACCCGGATGCCGGCACGCTGGCATTCGGCAACGGCGGCGATGGCCTCCTCGCGTGGTGGGTCGATGATGCCGACCAGCGCCAGCAGGGTCAGGCCACTCTCCACGTCGTCGAACCTGAGCGTGCGCTGCTCGGCAGCGGCCGGTTTGCTGGCCAGGGCCAGCAGGCGCAGGCCACGGGCGGCCAGGTCGGTGG
It encodes:
- a CDS encoding DUF2790 domain-containing protein; the encoded protein is MKRIACLLALACASTLAQAESPETYHYGMHLDVAKVISQTLPQGCQVGEARMVYLDSKGERHTLIYQRIGEDCRY
- a CDS encoding ACT domain-containing protein: MSGETDLARLLQSMTPQLNPGEYVFCCVPAEHDCSALQPIASMREREGLSLVLTREVADAHGLRYDYVAAWITLEVHSSLAAVGLTASFSAALAQAGISCNVVAGFHHDHLFVPSERAERTLSTLRALSAASMPEPV
- a CDS encoding LysR family transcriptional regulator, producing the protein MDTLHGMRVFVQVVERGSFTAAAQALDLSTAQVSRLIADLEQHLEARLLQRTTRRLALTETGERYLERCRQILGQIDEADAEARGAHRTPSGRLRVHTMTGLGLQHITPLIARYAERHPQVVVELTLAQRTPDLLEDGHDVTIAFARDLPDSQLVAQRLGAIHSVICAAPSYLAQYGIPEHPADLQRHRHLRLTDPLYRGQWDFGDEQLEALPAECFQVNVAEALVKAAQAGMGFCLLPSFVASQPLREGRLLRILPQHRLRALNIYAMYPSRRFLDAKTRTWVEFLKAELPPLLLGDEAVLEDAQYWASAERLLRQR
- a CDS encoding acyl carrier protein phosphodiesterase translates to MNYLAHLHLGGNAAPQLLGSLYGDFVKGPLVGRWPAQIEAAIRLHRRIDAFTDSHPLQARARARFPEQRRRTAGMLLDLFFDHCLARDWSAYAAQPLEHFTDRVYQVLAAEPELPGRLALMAPRMAAQDWLGSYREFAVLEQVIAGMQRRLSKPQLLDGSLAELERLYEPLSEDFRAFYPELMAFAEAELVGSRQAGSA
- a CDS encoding alkene reductase, coding for MPTLFDPILIGDLHLNNRIIMAPLTRCRADEGRVPNALMAEYYVQRASAGLIISEATAVTPMGVGYPDTPGIWSDEQIRGWSNVTQAVHANGGKIVLQLWHVGRISDPIYLNGELPVAPSAIQPAGHVSLVRPIKEFVTPRALATEEIADIVEAYRQGAENAMAAGFDGVEIHGANGYLLDQFLQSSTNQRTDRYGGSVENRARLLLEVTDAAISVWGAGRVGVHLAPRADSHDMGDANRAETFGYVARELGKRGIAFICAREKAGDDSLTPQLKKEFGGVFIANERFTKDQANAWLAEGKADAVAFGIPFIANPDLPERLAQDAPLNEPQPQTFYGAGPVGYIDYPRL
- a CDS encoding type 2 periplasmic-binding domain-containing protein encodes the protein MHRCIRQRLPCGKRYRWEFERGTEQLVLDAPGSLSLDDNDLLVETAGS
- a CDS encoding ATPase codes for the protein MRNDANDELDNLPSLTTERREDFVEPRDEPAPRSSRAPSNRAAVSKGPSTGPLWALVGALSIALAGLGWWSLQQIGLMEQRLVATQESFARISEEAAGRIQDISGKVVATESNVTSGSEALKLQVRQLENRLAELSKQQQQSATAQAALDKRIDQLGTELKNGIGASADFDKRLQALTSEQTALKAAQGDAKATQAELAKLDTRIKTLSTDIDALKKQGNPSQAIRSLEQDLLVLRSELDNRPAAAASEGPNTAEFDAFRAQMTRNISTLQSQVVNLQQQLNQR
- a CDS encoding NAD-dependent epimerase/dehydratase family protein; this translates as MRILVTGASGFIGGRFARFALEQGLTVRVNGRRAEGVQHLIKRGAEFVQGDLGDPELAQALCQDVEAVVHCAGAVGVWGDYAHFHQANVTVTENVVDACLKQKVRRLVHLSSPSIYFDGRSHVDIREEQVPKRFSDHYGKTKYLAEQQVFAAQEFGLEVIALRPRFVTGAGDTSIFPRLIGMQRKGRLAIIGNGLNKVDFTNVHNLNAALLSSLQVGGPALGQVYNISNGTPVPLWDVVNYVLRRLELPPVTRHMPFPLAYAAATLNEGVCRLLPGRPEPSLFRLGVAVMARDFSLNIERAREYLDYDPKAGLWEALDEFCTWWQVQMGHQA
- a CDS encoding LysR family transcriptional regulator ArgP, which gives rise to MFDYKLLAALAAVVEQAGFERAAQVLGLSQSAVSQRIKLLEARVGQPVLVRATPPAPTEIGRRLLNHVQQVRLLERDLQGQVPGLDEQALPERLRIAINADSLATWWAAATADFCAAQQVLMELVVEDQEVGLKRMRAGEVAGCVCAAERPVAGARSLALGAMRYRALASPAFIARHFAAGVTAEALARAPAIVYGPDDQLQHRYLAGLGVTGAFAYHLCPSSEGFVRLTEGGLGWGLVPQLQVRDALASGRLVDLVPERFIDVPLYWHHWRNGGELFGDLTEQLRRYSASVLVPLHQ
- a CDS encoding ArsR/SmtB family transcription factor, whose amino-acid sequence is MDIDLDAIIKALAHPVRRDILDWLKEPEQHFAEQDHPLEIGVCAGKIFLRTGLSQSTVSAHLTTLQRAGLVTSRKVGQWHFFKRNDELIQAFVERLGQQL
- a CDS encoding LysE/ArgO family amino acid transporter, translating into MWQSYSNGLLVAIGLIMAIGAQNAFVLAQSLRREHHVPVALLCIICDAVLVAAGVFGLATLLAQSPALLAIARWGGAAFLIWYGSQALLRAARPQALQAAGSEPRSLRAVMLAALAVTLLNPHVYLDTVLLIGSLGAQQPEPGAYAAGAASASFLWFSALALGAAWLAPWLARPLTWRLIDLGVAAMMFAVAAQLILGAL